The Sesamum indicum cultivar Zhongzhi No. 13 unplaced genomic scaffold, S_indicum_v1.0 scaffold00120, whole genome shotgun sequence DNA window TATAAGTAATATAGTGTCTCATACATGCGCAGCAATCGATATGATTTTGATTTGCtgtattttgaataaaagataaatttttaatattcaatgaTGTACCTTAGCGTGATCGAAAGTGGAATACGTCACATGATTGCTTAGGCTTATGATCATTCATGAAAACCCCTTGAGGTTTGTCCCAATTTATAGAGTATAGTCTGTctataatctatattattataaaaaaaattctattttcatattaatttttgaatatttaaatttaccccttaatttatttattctcttaACTTATCGGTATTTTGGAAATTAATAACATCCAAATTGAGAATGGCGCCATATGGATGCAAGGGTTTGAAGCATGGCCCGTGGCCAAGATGTATTTTCTGGCACCCTCCTTGGATTTCTCCCTGAATTTTCTTTAAGTCTAGTTTCTAAGGATGTCAATGTTACTTCGGTGTGGAAATCCACACTCTCTCATCGGATGATCTGGTGAAGGATCATttggtggtagtgctggagtgattgGTTCGAATGTTGATTAAATCCACAATCCTAAGTTGGGAAATTAATTCAGCCAATTTTTGTAGATATGATAGATCCGCCCTCGTCACCTCCACTATCTTATGGATTCTATGGCTTAAATGATTAGATGATCTATNNNNNNNNNNNNNNNNNNNNNNNNTCTTTCCCTTTTGATGTAGGAAATATACTTGTCTTAAGGAGTCCCTGATCCGCTTTTGTCTGGATTTGGATGtcttaggatttttttttatttttttatttctctttagATCTGCAACTTCTGTCTTTAGATTTATAAGATCCTTGTGTAGATTTGGAGGATCTTAAGGATCTTGTCCACTTTTTGATTCAaagtttctattttcataggtatatggattTACTTATGTCCATAGTTTTAAACTGTCTTTTGAATTTCTCTTAGATAGAGATTTTCGAGGTCTCCGGCTGGAGTTCTTTTCAATCAGTTCTtttaaccataatttttagaactatAATTGTGCAGGAATTTACTAGttccatttttcctagttgggattctaccatgaaCTTCAGTAGAGTGTAAATGCCTCACTGCGTTCTTGGTAGTGTCTGTAGGACTTGAAAATTCCTCAtccattcttgttcttcttctggtATGAGAAGATTTGGATATATCCTTTTGGGACCGTTgcaacatttttcaaaaattttcatgagaaattttcttcttttgtatttctaaaatttgaaaatattccctATTGATATTGCAACTCAAACTTTTATTCGGTTCCATTCTCTTAAAAAGTCTCTAGTGGATAAAATATCTGaatgtaatataaacaaatatttcttcagAAAACCTAAACTCTGATACTATTCTTGCGAGCATGGGTGATAAAATACAAATCGAGTACGAATGGACTAAATGCTCTTTTGAAAGCTGTgcaggggtaaaattgttcgaaattCCGCTTGTGGACTAAATTTAAGCAATTATGAAAGTTACTgcactaaattaaaaatgatcaaacttaatggactaaaattaacaGCGGGCAAATTTAATGGACCAAACGAATCTTTTTCCcacatataaaaaagaaatggctATCCGATGAAGagaattaagaaatatatgaaaagaaacaatCGTGATGTGAGGGATGAGGAAAAAAGAAGTCTATGGGTAAAAAGAAATGTAGAGTAgggtgagagagaaaaaataaattgtaattgtaagtttattaaaaatataaaaatttgtgagtgaaaaacatatgaaaaagTATGGTCATAGAAGATCGTGGAGCAGCGAattgagaaggaaaaaaaattataattatgagattattaaaaaatattgaaattattattttggccacatttttctttgaagagaataaacaaattaaagtgcaaatttgcgcattcaaaaattgataccACAAAAGACtttctttgaaaataatatgGATAGATAGATTAAGCTCATCGAGTAAgtgtttttgtaaattaatttaataaagcatctacttaattcttttctataatatcattttagaaTCACATAGTTAACAAATATATGGTTAACAAAGTACGTAATTTGAACACATTGATTAATGTACattaatagttttaatataattttttttattttttcacatatcacaaaATTTGCAATACATGTAATTTAAATGCTACTCAAGTATTATTGATAGAGATGTTTAATAAGATGTGAGACATTATCGACCCCATAGGGCAACAAACTAAATGCAAACTCAGATATTCTTAATTTGTCCTACTAATTCACATTTGGAAGGTAAGCACACTCAAATGAATTATTCTCTTACCCAAATCTAACAAACTTAGTAGATTCACCATTTCCtgggattttattttaatttgaggaGATAATTTTTCACTTAAGGCAATACGCATTTATAGAGCATAAGTGCTAAGAGAAAAGAAAGCCCCACGAAGATCCGCATGCAAAAACGAAACACAAATGAAATGCAACTcacttattattaatagagATCTTTAATACTATATGTGAGACATTATCGACCCCATAGAGCAACCAAGGTAAATGCAAACCACCCTTCACCTTAGGACAACAccaccaagaaaaataaaaagacacGGACAAAGGACTCAATCTAAGCCACTTGAACAGTAGCACCATCAATATTTCCTAAATGAACATCATCTCATGCCATAACATCTTTTTTCACAACAGCAACAGCAGATAGTGGGTATTTCATCTCACACGATAGTTTCAAAACCTCACTCAAATCCACTGGTTTGGCCTTGTCCTCCGCCCAATCGAAGTGATCCACCAGCTTGGCCACCCAGAGCGCCACCGTCGCCAGCCCTAAGTTTTTCCCTGGGCACACCCTTCGCCCCGCCCCGAAGGGCGCAAGCCTTAGGTCCCGACCACGAACATCTACATCAACCCCGCCCATTTCCGCCACAAACCTCTCCGGCATAAACTTATGTGGGTCATCCCACACCACCCCATCATGGGTAATAGCCCACATATTCACCATGGCTGTTGTGTTTGCAGGGATCACCATCCCGTTGCTCAAACAGACGTCTTCCGTGGACAATCGGGCCCAAGAGAGCAACGGCCCCGGCGGGTGTAGCCTCAAAACCTCTTTCACCACTGCGTTCAAGTATGAAAGCCTCGACATGTCTGCATCCACCACGGCACGATCCCCTACCACAGCGTTTAGCTCCTGACGCAACTTTGCTTGTACCTCAGGATGCAAGACGAGCTCCGCCATTACCCACTCCGTCAGCAGAGCAACCGTATCAGTACCTCTGAATATCATTTCCTGCATGCATCAAACAATAATTATCACCAATGCCTAATTTCGATATGCCCTCCTCATTTCAACTTTACATGAATTGGTTTTCGGCTAAATAGATAAGAAGAACATGGAAGTAGGGTTATTCTCGATAAataacaacatatatatagttattaaGTAGAAATAAACATGGGTATATGTGTACCCATAAAACTGCTATCATGTCATCTTCATTGAGCTTCTCATCACCATCCAAAGAAAGCAAGACGTCGACGAAATCAGCATTATCAGAAATAGCATTCTCATACTGGTTCTTGAGTTGGTGTTGCTCTATGATGGCCTTAACGAGTTTTCTCACACGGGGCACCAGGGCTTCACAACGCGCAACAACGCGGGATGGGTCATAAAAGTAGGAAAGCCATGGCAAATAATCTGACCAATTGAAGGCACCCAAAAGTTCAAAACCTTCTTTAACGATCGCCTTGAGAACCCTAAACTCCTCGCCGTCTTCCGTTGGATCATAACGCTTCCCAAAAACGCTGCCCATTATGTTATTTAAAGCTGCAGCCTGTAAATGCTTCCTTAGAGAGACGACACCGTTAAGACTCTGCTCGTTTGCCATGTTTTTCAGCATGGTGGCACAGTCTAGCTGGCGGCCCTGTTCGTGTGCTGCAATTCGCCGAGGTGCGAATAAGTGGGAGGCAGCAATGCGGCGGAGAAGACGCCAGTAGGTGCCGTTGGGAGCGAAGCCGATGGCCCTACTGAACATAAGGCTACGGGCTGACTGCTTGATGGGGCGATCAGCAAAGTGTTGGGAGGTTAGGATTTCTTTAGCCACCTGAGGGTCGGAAGTCACCACAACAGGCGTGGAGCCCAAGCTGAAAGCCATGAGTTGCTTGGAATTGTAATGTAAAGCCATGGAGGCTAAGGAGCGATGAGCCAAGCCGCGACTGAGAGTAAAGAGGCTCCCAAAAATGGGAAGCCCCCGTGGTCCCGGGATTGCGACGGCACCGTTACTGTTTCTGCCATTCTTCCAGGCCACTCCACCTGGCGAAAAGGCCCATTTGAGAAGTGCAATAGACATTAAAGCTATGAGTATGGTGAGAACTACATATTCATCAACAACGGTTTTTGAGCCAAGAAAAGCTGGGAGAGTGAAAACCCACCAACTTGAATCCTTCGTAACTATGCCAAAATCCATTTTAGCGTGAGGCGATGAGGTTTGGAAAGATTAATGACAAGATAGAGTGGTGAGAATTGTAGTAGAAAATGGGGGTTTATATAGGTAGAATAAGGGGTCATTAGCATATCTCTATAGTAAGTCAGCAATGATacaatttacaacacaaaccTCAGATATTCTTAATTTGTCCTACTAATTCACATTTAGAAGGTAAGCACACTCAAATGAATTATTCTCTACCCaaagataaaaaatctaacaaaCTTAGTAGATTCACCATTTTCtggaattttgttttaatttatgctCTTCTGAGGAGATCATTTTTCACTTAATGGAATACacatttatgtatttcaaatgAGTCaagtgatttttattaatcgGAATCTTAGCGGAcataaagtattttaaaatcttttagtTCTAAACTATAACacgtattttttgttatatttaatgtacGTACTCTATGCATTaatatttgtcaaattaatgtcgagatttaataatatcgaATCTAGTAATTTAGAAagttagtattatatatagttgataCATAAGCTTCTGAtcagataaagaaaaattaactcAAATGTTTACGTATTGTAAGCAAAAGTGGtgtacaaattaataatagtaatatgaCACAATGtgtattaacaaaaatatttatcacgaaaaataaagattataaTCACTGCAAAAGTTAATCTTTGAATGGTAATAAACATTTACATTATGATccatttttgcaattttgtgcaatccttttaatttgtttgacaCAATTCATAAAGCAATGTTGGTCTTGCTAAGTTAATTTTGGAGTTCAATTATACGACAAATTAATGATCTGCATTACTATTTTCTATATACTTCATGTGATCTgatattttatagatttttaaggaaaatttaggtgtttagCAATATTGCACGATAAGACATAATAATACGATAAGTAACTATTCTTACTcgtccaaaaaataaaacagtatTCTCAAGTTAAGcacatgcataaatataaataaatcgcATCGAAACATGTCAAGAACATAATATATGTGATTACCcttttcattaaattcaattttcaacttaaatcccttaataaaatttagaatgcTCTTGACCATCTAAcctaaattacatatatataaatatatatatatatatatattaatttggggTATGCAgtaaatcatatttcttttacttaCCCTATAaaacttttgttaattatCATTCTTATGATGCAATCCCTTTCCTACAATCTAGCTAtctcaatttgaaatttatgtcATTCATTACACAAATAGGCATTAATCATTTATTCCTATAAGTTGGATTCGACTAACTTACTTCTAAATTGAGTCAGCAGGGTAATTATGCTCATTTTATGGACAATTTAATGTCTGTTATGAGATGATTCTGACTCattaatttaccttaaaacATTTTTGGACCACATAACCTTAACTGGATTAGAGACATGAATTATTTTGCATACCATTTAAGACtcgaatttttaaaatctaattaattatcttgtaatttaatttattattaaaatctcCTTTCAGCTAATTGCCCACGTGCTTAaatcttatataattataagttattacCATCTTTTCCTTATGAATCACAAAAATATCTCAATTGCTCAATTTATGATTACACTTATAGAAAGCTAATTTAGTGCAATACAGAATAtgcataataaaatttggtgaCGAACAATTAATATGCATTTGGAAactagtacatatatataattaaacattactattattttttttttgatatcgCTCGACCCTCTAACGTTTGTTGTCGCAATTAATGAAGTCTGACTAACTTTGCAATTTAAATCCCGACGTGTTAACTATATAGATATAAAGCATAATTCATCAATAATATTCAACCATTTTTACATatagttattttaataaaatctgaaatttctgctaatatatatatagtgagaCACAATACTATTCTGACGTGTACATACCTTATGTACTTAGTCCTCCAGTCTAAAATCCAAcctcaaaagaagaaaaaagggtCTTACTTGTGATTTTAATCTACAATGTCTGGTAATTCATAGCACCATTTTCCctcaaaaaatgatatatatttatggaatccatctttcaattaattaacagCTTCCTGAATTGAATGTCCAGTTGTATCATGGCTCAATTGATGGGATCCAAGTTTCACAATATTGATATAAAGATTGTTTGTGTAGGTAGAACTAAAAGGAGGTTAAGCCACTAGGATGCTTATGCAACAAGGTAGTTTGCAAATGCATATAGACGGGGATTGTGTGACGTGTGGCATCATTGtatcctaaaatattataatccaGGATTATCATTCCCTTGtaatttgagttttatgaTATTCTTATCTGCCTGAGGCTTTGAGTTTTTCCAATTTGCTCATGTTTGGAGTTGTAGAAAAAGGAGTAAGATAATCAGTATCAGAGTTTATGGCTCTGATGTTGAGCATCCAGGAAGAAAAATCTGTCTGTATTCAAGATTGTTGagtgaagaagatgaagacaCACTAACTGCTTCTCCCTCTTCTTCAGACCAGCTGCTCTGTTCATGTTTCTTCTTCAGCTTTGCAGCTTCAACTCTGCTTCTGTATCCTCTATTTCATCAACACAGTTCCAAACGTATCGACCAATCAATTACTGTGTAGAGGTCAAAGACCCCTCAGCATGAAGAGATTGCGCAATCCACGGACCCACcgaaaacaaaatatattaacctTAATTTCtcctattaattatataacaattacttaattaaaagGTTACATTACTTTTTGGTCCCACAAAGAAGGTACATTTTCTTGTTAGTTCCACACTTACcaaatttctattttgatcccattttgttagaaaaaaaagttttcaaattaGTCCTCCACAATTTTTAATGGCAGAAGTCAAATGTTAGTCTAATATGTTGtctttacatatttaaatattataattattttttgaacttttttgtttgttcaatcttgaactatttatatttatatatatttttaattttttttcaaatgaatatgaatatattattacgTTGAAACCTCATCGTGCAGGCACTTCCAACAGTAATTTGATTAACATTTGACTACTTCTACCGTTAAATATTAACggtaaaaattatagagaattaacttgaattttttttaacgaaATGGGATCAAAAGATAAATCCTGTCAAATGTGGGACTAATGAAAAAATGTGCATTCTTTATGGGACAACAAAGGTAATTTAGCCTAATTAAAACTTAGTACACAGAAAAAATTCAGGGAAAATTCATAGTAACTACAACTAATCAGACATGTCCGTCGGCGGCGGCGGAGAGTCCCCGGAGTAGTAGTCGTGGCGGATCTTTCTGGCAAGCTGATAGAAGCCAGTGCAAGCCATGGCGGAGTTGACGCCGAAGAGATTCCAGTTCCAGGGGGTGATGACGAAGCAGTAGCGGGACCAGATGACGCCGGAGGCAGCAATCACCGCCTGCTGCGGGTAGGAAAGCGTCTCCGGCGGCTTGGAGAAGTCGGAGACGTTGGCTATGCTCAGACCCCACTTGAACGTCGGCGCCCAGAAATGGATGGTTTTGGGGCCGGCCGGGTGGTTCCACAGCGCCTGCAGCTTCGACTTCATCTCAGTGGCTGCTGTAAACACAGTGCTGTGAATATGATGATGTCAATCTTGTGTTTCTGGAGTTGCAGCTTATAAGCCAAGCCGCCTTTATAGGCTTTCTTATTCAATCAtctctttataattattttatctgtccaaaaatttaaaataatcccACAAGTTTGTTCACTTTGATAActgattatttttaatatatatatatatatatatatataatatttcacaaatcaaattcgatcgaatcatattaattacaaaaca harbors:
- the LOC105179010 gene encoding mitochondrial pyruvate carrier 3-like, which encodes MKSKLQALWNHPAGPKTIHFWAPTFKWGLSIANVSDFSKPPETLSYPQQAVIAASGVIWSRYCFVITPWNWNLFGVNSAMACTGFYQLARKIRHDYYSGDSPPPPTDMSD
- the LOC105179009 gene encoding cytochrome P450 78A7; this encodes MDFGIVTKDSSWWVFTLPAFLGSKTVVDEYVVLTILIALMSIALLKWAFSPGGVAWKNGRNSNGAVAIPGPRGLPIFGSLFTLSRGLAHRSLASMALHYNSKQLMAFSLGSTPVVVTSDPQVAKEILTSQHFADRPIKQSARSLMFSRAIGFAPNGTYWRLLRRIAASHLFAPRRIAAHEQGRQLDCATMLKNMANEQSLNGVVSLRKHLQAAALNNIMGSVFGKRYDPTEDGEEFRVLKAIVKEGFELLGAFNWSDYLPWLSYFYDPSRVVARCEALVPRVRKLVKAIIEQHQLKNQYENAISDNADFVDVLLSLDGDEKLNEDDMIAVLWEMIFRGTDTVALLTEWVMAELVLHPEVQAKLRQELNAVVGDRAVVDADMSRLSYLNAVVKEVLRLHPPGPLLSWARLSTEDVCLSNGMVIPANTTAMVNMWAITHDGVVWDDPHKFMPERFVAEMGGVDVDVRGRDLRLAPFGAGRRVCPGKNLGLATVALWVAKLVDHFDWAEDKAKPVDLSEVLKLSCEMKYPLSAVAVVKKDVMA